One window of Ziziphus jujuba cultivar Dongzao chromosome 5, ASM3175591v1 genomic DNA carries:
- the LOC112491992 gene encoding LOW QUALITY PROTEIN: cinnamoyl-CoA reductase 1 (The sequence of the model RefSeq protein was modified relative to this genomic sequence to represent the inferred CDS: inserted 1 base in 1 codon) produces MLLRVMKKKVLWVKTGRLVEVVETAVKGTLNVAKACGEAXVKRLVFVSSAAAVGMNPKWSAGQVLDETCWSDKDYCRTIKHWYSLSKTEAESEAMEFGEKSGLDVVAVCPSLVLRPILQTNVNASSLILLKLFKGGNDESETTLENTERRIVDVRDVAEAVVMAYEKTEAQGRYICTSHPIKTSHLVDKLRIIYPHPNFPNNFFDVEEDIRLSSEKLQRLGWSFRALDETLMDSVKSYQEAGLVD; encoded by the exons ATGCTTTTAAGAGTTATGAAGAAAAAGGTCCTTTGGGTGAAGACTGGTCGACTG GTAGAGGTGGTGGAAACTGCTGTGAAGGGTACACTTAATGTAGCAAAAGCATGTGGTGAAG AAGTCAAGAGACTAGTTTTTGTGTCATCTGCTGCTGCAGTGGGTATGAATCCCAAGTGGTCTGCGGGTCAAGTTTTGGACGAAACATGTTGGTCTGATAAGGACTACTGCAGAACTATTAAG CACTGGTATAGTCTTTCCAAAACAGAAGCAGAAAGTGAGGCTATGGAGTTTGGAGAAAAAAGTGGCCTTGACGTTGTAGCTGTTTGTCCCAGTCTTGTTTTGAGGCCGATTCTACAGACCAATGTAAACGCAAGCAGCTTGATTCTGCTTAAACTTTTTAAAG GAGGAAATGATGAGAGTGAGACAACATTGGAAAACACGGAACGGAGGATAGTGGATGTACGGGATGTAGCTGAAGCAGTGGTTATGGCATACGAGAAAACTGAGGCTCAAGGAAGATACATATGCACCTCACATCCAATCAAGACAAGCCATCTGGTAGATAAGCTCAGAATTATATATCCACATCCCAATTTTCCCAACAA CTTTTTTGATGTAGAGGAAGATATAAGACTCAGTTCTGAAAAGCTGCAGAGGTTGGGTTGGAGTTTCCGAGCATTGGATGAAACTCTTATGGATTCCGTGAAGAGCTATCAGGAAGCTGGACTTGTGGATTAG
- the LOC107416048 gene encoding cinnamoyl-CoA reductase 1 isoform X1, protein MASVEKGKGRVCVTGAAGFVASWLVKLLLSKGYVVHGTARVRQPEDEEKYGHLTKLEKASDNLKLFKADLLDYDSMFSAIKGCHGVFHVATAMPSTAISNPEIELVEPAVKGTLNVVKACVEAKVKRLVLVSSIVAVGRNPNWPKGQVMDETCWSDKEHCKSIKDWYAVSKTQAESEATEYAKRSGLELITVCPGLILGPILQSYANASTLVLLKHFKGGSDCVENTKWMMVDVRDVAEALLLGYEKAEAQGRYICTAHDINTHDLVDKLRSIYPHNDYPNKFVDVEEEINLSSGKLQRLGWRYRSLDETLVDSLKSYQHAGLLD, encoded by the exons ATGGCTTCTGTTGAGAAGGGGAAGGGAAGGGTTTGTGTGACAGGCGCTGCAGGGTTCGTCGCCTCGTGGCTTGTCAAACTCCTCCTCTCTAAAGGCTACGTTGTCCATGGAACTGCTAGAGTTAGACAACCcg AGGATGAAGAGAAGTATGGTCACTtgacaaaacttgaaaaagcatCCGATAATCTGAAACTGTTCAAAGCAGATTTATTGGACTATGACTCCATGTTTTCAGCAATAAAAGGATGCCATGGAGTTTTCCATGTTGCTACTGCAATGCCCTCCACAGCCATTTCAAATCCGGAG ATAGAGTTGGTGGAACCTGCGGTGAAGGGCACGCTTAATGTGGTTAAAGCGTGCGTTGAAGCAAAGGTGAAGAGACTAGTTTTGGTGTCATCTATAGTTGCTGTGGGTAGAAATCCTAATTGGCCCAAGGGTCAAGTTATGGATGAAACATGCTGGTCTGATAAGGAACATTGCAAAAGTATAAAG GATTGGTATGCTGTATCGAAGACGCAAGCTGAAAGCGAGGCTACGGAGTATGCAAAAAGAAGCGGGTTGGAGTTGATAACTGTTTGTCCGGGTCTTATTTTGGGGCCGATTCTACAGTCCTATGCAAATGCAAGCACTTTGGTTCTGCTTAAACATTTCAAAG GAGGAAGTGACTGCGTAGAAAACACAAAGTGGATGATGGTAGACGTACGGGATGTAGCAGAAGCACTGCTTCTGGGATATGAAAAGGCTGAGGCTCAAGGAAGATATATATGCACGGCTCATGATATCAACACACATGATCTAGTGGATAAGCTGAGGAGTATATACCCTCATAACGACTATCCCAACAA GTTTGTTGATGTGGAGGAAGAAATAAATCTTAGTTCCGGAAAGTTGCAGAGGTTGGGTTGGAGGTACAGGTCATTGGATGAAACTCTTGTTGATTCTCTGAAAAGCTATCAGCATGCTGGACTTTTGGATTAA
- the LOC107416049 gene encoding cinnamoyl-CoA reductase 1, producing the protein MALHHKGSVCVTGAGGFVASWVINLLLSKGYLVHGTVRQPEDEKNAHLFKLERAEEKLRLFRTDLLDYDSMLSAIEGCDGVFHVASPVPSTTVPNPEVEVVETAVKGTLNVAKACVEAKVKRLVFVSSAAAVGMNPKWSAGQALDETCWSDKDYCRTIKHWYSLSKTEAESEAMEFGEKNGLDVVAVCPSLVLGPILQTNVNASSLILLKLFKGGNDESETTLENTERRIVDVRDAAEAVVMAFEKTEAQGRYICTSHPIKTSHLVDKLRIIYPHPNYPNNFFDVEKDIRLSSEKLQRLGWRFRALDETLMDSLKSYQDAELLDNVIHAL; encoded by the exons ATGGCTCTGCATCACAAGGGCAGTGTTTGTGTGACGGGCGCTGGTGGCTTCGTTGCTTCGTGGGTTATCAACCTTCTCCTCTCTAAGGGCTACCTTGTCCACGGAACTGTTAGACAACCtg AGGATGAGAAGAATGCTCACCTGTTTAAACTTGAAAGAGCAGAGGAAAAGCTGAGACTGTTCAGAACCGATTTGTTGGACTATGACTCCATGCTTTCGGCGATTGAAGGCTGCGATGGAGTTTTCCATGTTGCTAGTCCAGTGCCTTCCACCACTGTTCCAAATCCTGAG GTAGAGGTGGTGGAAACTGCTGTGAAGGGCACACTTAATGTAGCAAAAGCATGTGTTGAAGCAAAAGTCAAGAGACTAGTTTTTGTGTCATCTGCTGCTGCAGTGGGTATGAATCCCAAGTGGTCTGCGGGTCAAGCTTTGGACGAAACATGTTGGTCTGATAAGGACTACTGCAGAACTATTAAG CACTGGTATAGTCTTTCTAAAACAGAAGCAGAAAGTGAGGCTATGGAGTTTGGAGAAAAAAATGGCCTTGACGTTGTAGCTGTTTGTCCCAGTCTTGTTTTGGGGCCGATTCTACAGACCAATGTAAATGCAAGCAGCTTGATTCTGCTTAAACTTTTTAAAG GAGGAAATGATGAGAGTGAGACAACATTGGAAAACACGGAAAGGAGGATAGTGGATGTACGGGATGCAGCTGAAGCAGTGGTTATGGCATTCGAGAAAACTGAGGCTCAAGGAAGATACATATGCACCTCACATCCAATCAAGACAAGCCATCTGGTAGATAAGCTCAGGATTATATATCCACATCCCAATTATCCCAACAA CTTTTTTGATGTAGAGAAAGATATAAGACTCAGTTCCGAAAAGCTGCAGAGGTTGGGTTGGAGGTTCCGAGCATTGGATGAAACTCTTATGGATTCCTTGAAGAGCTATCAGGATGCTGAACTTTTGGATAATGTCATACATGCTCTGTAA
- the LOC107419827 gene encoding SWI/SNF complex subunit SWI3B, with protein MVMEEEKSQKSMSPGKQSQPVKPETAASDSQDAVAAKPSPALNAPSSRPSSDADVAAHLPSYSSWFSWDKIHECEVRLVPEFFESRSAWKSPRVYMYYRNSIIKQYRDQPSRKITFTEVRKSLVGDVGSIRRVFDFLEAWGLINYSPSALQNKLLKWDDKDSKPSSSDPPAPPPPPPPTSKDDVSKRNCNHCKSLCSIACFVCDKYDMTLCARCYVRGNYQVGVSSSDFRRVEINEDSKSDWLDKDTLHLLEALLHHGDDWRKVAQHVGRSEKDCVSHFIKLPFGEEFVDRECFQSMDPRHADCGPDTPATTSSSTKRMRLTPLADASNPIMAQAAFLSALAGVEVAENAACAAVTMLSQVDYRSSGGARGPQDTNTRWNKVDAASNGNTNLNTAAEGAWLDANSQLEKEELDVERAISGITEVQMKEIQDKIVHFEALDLQMEKEWRQLEQMKNMLFVDQLTFLFHKSSAQKTG; from the exons ATGGTGATGGAGGAAGAGAAGAGTCAAAAATCCATGTCCCCGGGCAAGCAGAGCCAGCCCGTGAAACCTGAAACAGCGGCCAGCGACTCCCAGGACGCCGTGGCGGCGAAGCCAAGCCCAGCCCTAAACGCCCCCAGTTCCCGTCCTTCCTCCGATGCCGATGTAGCCGCCCACCTCCCTAGCTATTcca GTTGGTTTTCGTGGGACAAAATCCACGAATGCGAAGTGCGGTTGGTGCCGGAGTTCTTCGAATCGCGGTCTGCATGGAAATCGCCAAGAGTTTATATGTACTACCGCAACTCCATAATCAAGCAGTACAGAGACCAGCCATCGCGGAAGATCACGTTCACGGAGGTGCGGAAGAGTCTAGTGGGGGATGTGGGATCAATACGCAGAGTGTTTGATTTTCTGGAAGCTTGGGGACTCATCAATTACTCCCCTTCCGCCCTCCAAAACAAGCTCCTCAAGTGGGATGACAAGGATTCCAAACCCTCTTCTTCTGATCCTCCTGCTCCCccccctcctcctcctcctactTCCAAGGACGACGTCTCCAAGAGGAACTGCAACCACTGCAAGTCTCTCTGCAGCATTGCCTGCTTTGTGTGTGATAAG TACGACATGACTCTATGTGCTAGGTGCTATGTTCGTGGTAACTATCAAGTTGGTGTGAGTTCTTCAGATTTCAGGAGGGTTGAGATCAATGAAGATTCCAAGAGTGATTGGTTGGATAAAGATACTCTGCATCTTCTAGAAGCCCTTTTGCATCACGGCGATGACTGGAGGAAGGTTGCACAGCATGTTGGTAGAAGTGAGAAGGATTGTGTCTCTCATTTCATTAAGCTTCCTTTCGGCGAAGAATTTGTTGACCGCGAGTGTTTTCAAAGCATGGATCCTAGGCATGCTGATTGTGGACCCGACACCCCTGCCACCACCTCATCCTCCACCAAAAGAATGCGTCTCACTCCTCTTGCAGATGCAAGCAACCCAATTATGGCTCAG GCTGCCTTTTTGTCGGCTTTGGCAGGTGTGGAGGTTGCAGAAAATGCTGCCTGTGCAGCTGTCACAATGCTTTCTCAGGTTGATTACAGATCAAGTGGAGGGGCTCGTGGACCTCAAGACACTAATACAAGATGGAATA AAGTGGATGCTGCATCCAACGGAAACACGAACCTAAATACAGCAGCAGAAGGAGCTTGGTTAGATGCAAATTCACAACTTGAGAAGGAAGAACTTGATGTCGAGAGAGCCATTTCTGGGATTACTGAAGTGCAG ATGAAAGAGATTCAAGATAAAATTGTTCATTTTGAGGCGCTAGATTTGCAGATGGAGAAAGAGTGGCGACAATTGGAGCAAATGAAGAACATGCTCTTTGTTGATCAATTAACTTTTTTGTTTCATAAAAGTTCAGCGCAAAAAACTGGATGA
- the LOC107416035 gene encoding cinnamoyl-CoA reductase 1, translating into MASVEKGRICVTGAGGFVASWVVNLLSKGYVVHGTVRQPQDDKYAHLRKLDKAPQNLKLFKADLLNYDSMLSAIEGCSGVFHVASPVPSTISSNPELEVLEPAVKGTLNVLKACLEAKVQRVVFVSSVAAVVMNPRWPKGQVMDETCWSDKEYCRTTKNWYCLSKTEAETEALEFGKKTGLDVVAVCPTFVFGPILQSSINASSLALIKLLKGGNESVENKLRMIVDVRDVAEALLLAYEKPEAEGRYICTAHAIKTRNLVDKLRSIYPHNNYPNNFVDVEEEVTLSSEKLLQRLGWRYRSLDETLIDSVKSYQDNGLLD; encoded by the exons ATGGCTTCTGTTGAGAAGGGAAGGATTTGTGTGACAGGGGCAGGAGGGTTCGTTGCCTCGTGGGTTGTCAATCTTCTCTCTAAAGGCTACGTTGTCCATGGAACTGTTAGACAACCcc AGGATGACAAGTATGCCCACTTGCGTAAACTTGACAAAGCTCCCCAGAACCTGAAACTATTCAAAGCAGATTTATTGAACTATGACTCCATGCTTTCGGCGATTGAAGGATGCAGTGGAGTATTCCATGTTGCTAGTCCAGTGCCCTCCACAATTTCTTCGAATCCTGAG TTGGAGGTGCTTGAACCTGCTGTAAAAGGCACTCTTAATGTTCTTAAAGCATGTCTTGAAGCAAAGGTCCAGAGGGTAGTTTTTGTATCGTCGGTTGCTGCTGTGGTTATGAATCCTAGGTGGCCCAAGGGACAAGTTATGGATGAAACATGTTGGTCTGATAAGGAATATTGCAGAACCACCAAG aACTGGTATTGTCTTTCTAAAACAGAAGCAGAAACTGAGGCTTTGGAGTTTGGAAAGAAAACTGGGCTTGATGTTGTTGCTGTTTGTCCCACTTTCGTTTTTGGGCCAATTCTCCAGTCCAGTATAAATGCAAGTAGCTTGGCTCTCATTAAACTTTTGAAAG GAGGGAATGAGTCGGTTGAAAACAAGCTTCGGATGATAGTAGACGTACGGGATGTAGCTGAAGCACTGCTTCTGGCATATGAGAAACCTGAGGCTGAAGGAAGATACATATGCACTGCTCATGCAATCAAGACAAGGAATCTGGTGGATAAGCTGAGGAGTATATACCCTCATAACAATTATCCAAACAA CTTTGTTGATGTAGAAGAAGAAGTTACGCTGAGTTCCGAGAAGCTGCTGCAGAGGTTGGGATGGAGGTACCGATCATTGGATGAGACTTTGATTGATTCTGTAAAGAGCTATCAGGACAATGGACTCTTGGATTAG
- the LOC107419828 gene encoding uncharacterized protein LOC107419828 has protein sequence MAYQSVPGPGSGSSSSSGYNFLNSPFGDTTYTKVFVGGLAWETQSDTLRRYFEHFGEILEAVVITDKNTGRSKGYGFVTFREPEAARRACSDPTPIIDGRRANCNLASLGRPRPPMPYGRLRPAAPNIANMQVTRGAYVSGFGFQQPVSYSYQQGLVYPPYGYTTYGPEYIYQQGGYIPYSGQQYLQIYGVPGTVNTTIYPSYGQMGQTPPSGQSYTTLHGYAMPGHQIVQFGGPSVNAITTSPMPTIQAPYPTGFLATIGLEHDICFINIQNRGLLNS, from the exons ATGGCTTATCAGTCGGTTCCGGGTCCGGGTTCGGGTTCGAGTTCGAGTTCTGGCTATAATTTTCTGAATTCCCCTTTTGGAGACACCACCTACACCAAGGTCTTTGTGGGCGGCCTGGCCTGGGAGACACAGAGCGACACCTTGAGACGTTACTTCGAGCACTTTGGGGAGATTCTCGAGGCCGTTGTCATCACCGATAAGAATACGGGGCGATCCAAAGGCTATGGTTTT GTCACTTTCCGGGAACCAGAGGCTGCTAGAAGAGCATGTTCTGATCCAACTCCAATCATCGATGGCAGGCGGGCAAATTGTAATCTGGCTTCTCTTGGGCGGCCCCGGCCACCTATGCCTTATG GACGTCTCAGACCAGCTGCTCCAAATATAGCAAACATGCAAGTTACCCGCGGGGCTTATGTCAGTGGTTTTGGCTTCCAGCAACCAGTCTCTTATAGCTATCAACAAGGTCTAGTTTATCCTCCATATGG GTATACGACATATGGACCCGAATACATCTATCAACAG GGTGGTTACATTCCTTATTCGGGTCAGCAGTACCTTCAGATATATGGAGTGCCTGGGACAGTTAATACAACTATTTATCCTTCTTATGGACAAATGGGTCAAACTCCTCCTAGTGGTCAGAGTTATACAACTCTGCATGGATATGCAATGCCCGGTCATCAAATAGTGCAGTTTGGTGGACCTAGTGTTAATGCTATAACAACTTCACCCATGCCTACAATTCAAGCACCATATCCTACAG GTTTCTTAGCAACTATAGGGTTGGAACATGAcatttgttttataaatatcCAAAATAGAGGTTTGTTGAATAGCTAA
- the LOC107416066 gene encoding 3-hydroxy-3-methylglutaryl-coenzyme A reductase 1, which yields MDIRRRPPRAPRSSPNPKHHHHHQSPPPPSPTTPKASDALPLPLYLTNAVFFTLFFSVAYYLLHRWRDKIRTSTPLHVVTLSEIAAIVSLIASFIYLLGFFGIDFVQSFIARASNDAWDLVDDDANHNFLRPPPCPAPKLVADPPTLSSHEDEEIVKSVVDGTIPSYSLESQIGDCKRAAAVRREAIQRTTGRSLHGLPLEGFDYESILGQCCEMPVGYVQIPVGIAGPLLLDGFEYSVPMATTEGCLVASTNRGCKAIHVSGGASSMLLRDGMTRAPVVRFGSAKRAAELKFFLEDPVNFDTLAVVFNRSSRFARLQGIQCSIAGKNLYMRFTCGTGDAMGMNMVSKGVQNVLDFLQSDFPDMDVIGISGNFCSDKKPAAVNWIEGRGKSVVCEAIIKEEVVKKVLKTNVAALVELNMLKNLAGSAVAGALGGYNAHASNIVSAIFIATGQDPAQNIESSHCITMMEAVNEGKDLHVSVTMPSIEVGTVGGGTQLASQSACLNLLGVKGASKELPGSNSRLLATIVAGSVLAGELSLMSAIAAGQLVKSHMKYNRSSKDVSKAASEGT from the exons ATGGATATCCGCCGGCGGCCGCCCAGAGCTCCTCGGTCATCTCCCAATCCcaaacaccaccaccaccaccaaagcCCTCCTCCACCATCCCCAACGACCCCCAAAGCGTCTGACGCTCTCCCACTGCCTCTCTATCTCACCAACGCCGTCTTCTTCACCCTCTTCTTCTCCGTCGCTTACTACCTCCTCCACCGCTGGCGCGACAAGATCCGAACCTCCACTCCCCTCCACGTCGTCACCCTCTCTGAAATCGCCGCCATTGTTTCCCTCATCGCTTCCTTCATCTACCTGCTCGGCTTCTTCGGCATCGACTTCGTCCAGTCCTTCATTGCTCGCGCCTCCAACGACGCTTGGGACCTCGTCGACGACGATGCCAATCACAACTTCCTCCGACCTCCTCCTTGCCCCGCCCCCAAATTGGTAGCAGATCCCCCAACATTGTCTTCCCACGAAGACGAGGAGATCGTGAAATCCGTCGTCGATGGCACGATTCCGTCGTACTCGCTGGAATCGCAGATCGGCGACTGCAAGCGAGCAGCTGCCGTTAGGCGCGAGGCGATTCAGAGGACGACGGGGAGGTCGCTCCATGGTTTGCCTCTGGAAGGCTTTGATTACGAGTCGATTCTAGGGCAGTGCTGTGAAATGCCGGTCGGATACGTTCAGATACCGGTTGGAATTGCCGGTCCGTTGTTGCTGGATGGGTTCGAGTACTCGGTGCCGATGGCGACGACAGAGGGGTGCTTGGTGGCCAGCACCAACCGAGGGTGTAAGGCCATCCATGTGTCGGGCGGGGCCAGTAGCATGCTCTTGAGAGACGGCATGACTAGGGCTCCCGTCGTCAGGTTCGGGTCGGCAAAGAGGGCTGCGGAGTTGAAGTTCTTTTTGGAAGATCCTGTCAATTTCGATACTCTCGCCGTCGTCTTTAATAG GTCTAGTAGATTCGCAAGGCTCCAAGGAATTCAGTGCTCTATTGCTGGGAAGAATCTCTATATGAGATTTACCTGCGGCACAGGCGATGCCATGGGAATGAACATGGTTTCCAAAGGGGTGCAGAATGTCCTTGATTTCCTTCAAAGCGATTTTCCTGACATGGATGTTATTGGCATATCTG GAAATTTTTGTTCGGATAAGAAACCTGCTGCTGTAAACTGGATCGAGGGACGTGGCAAATCAGTTGTTTGTGAGGCAATAATAAAGGAAGAGGTAGTGAAGAAGGTTTTGAAAACCAATGTAGCTGCCCTTGTAGAGCTTAATATGCTCAAGAACCTTGCAGGTTctgctgttgctggtgctctTGGTGGATATAATGCCCATGCCAGCAACATTGTATCTGCAATATTTATAGCCACAGGCCAGGATCCGGCACAAAATATTGAGAGTTCACACTGCATTACCATGATGGAAGCAGTGAACGAAGGGAAGGACCTTCATGTCTCTGTGACAATGCCTTCAATTGAG GTTGGTACGGTTGGAGGTGGGACTCAGCTTGCTTCGCAGTCTGCTTGCTTGAATTTGCTTGGTGTGAAGGGTGCGAGTAAAGAATTGCCAGGATCGAACTCAAGGCTGTTGGCGACTATAGTGGCCGGTTCGGTGTTGGCTGGGGAACTGTCATTGATGTCTGCCATTGCAGCTGGGCAGCTTGTGAAGAGTCACATGAAATACAATAGATCCAGCAAGGACGTGTCCAAAGCAGCAAGTGAAGGAACATAA
- the LOC107419792 gene encoding cinnamoyl-CoA reductase 1, with product MHIPTQQGRKTKTISSLSLSLSLSLSNENQIGMALDLDTEAAMNEGVCVTGAGGFIGSWLVNLLLSKDYSVHGTVRNPQDTKNAALYELPKASQNLKLFKADVLDYHSLGPAIAGCHGVFHVASPIPSSTIKDPQTEMFEPAVKGTLNVLKACAEAKVKRVVVVSSVAAVMMNPNWPKGQVKDETCWSDKQYLKSSQTWYHLSKTEAESLALEFGKTNGLDVVTVCPSLVLGPILQSTPTSTAFLLLSLLNGEYKAYQLTHWLAVDVRDVAEALLMAYKKPEAEGRYICTAHSIWLDDLVDKLKNIYPDYNYPKHLSRGDGEEDKLSSEKLQRLGWSFRSLEETIVDAVENYKKAGLLD from the exons atgcatATCCCCACTCAGCagggaagaaaaacaaaaacaatatcctctctctctctctctctctctctctctctctccaacgAAAATCAAATTGGAATGGCATTGGATTTGGATACGGAGGCAGCAATGAATGAAGGGGTTTGTGTTACAGGGGCAGGAGGATTTATTGGCAGCTGGCTTGTCAATCTTCTTCTCTCCAAAGACTACTCCGTCCATGGAACTGTCAGAAATCCCC AGGATACCAAGAATGCTGCCTTGTATGAGCTTCCCAAAGCTTCTCAGAACCTTAAACTCTTCAAGGCAGATGTACTTGATTACCATTCTCTTGGTCCCGCAATTGCAGGCTGTCATGGCGTCTTTCATGTTGCCAGTCCTATACCGTCTTCCACTATCAAAGATCCCCAG ACAGAAATGTTTGAGCCTGCAGTGAAGGGCACATTGAATGTTCTAAAAGCTTGTGCGGAAGCAAAAGTAAAGAGAGTTGTTGTTGTATCCTCTGTAGCTGCTGTTATGATGAACCCCAACTGGCCCAAGGGTCAAGTGAAAGATGAAACCTGTTGGTCTGATAAACAATACCTCAAATCAAGTCAG ACATGGTATCATCTTTCAAAGACAGAAGCTGAAAGTTTGGCCTTGGAGTTTGGCAAAACAAATGGACTTGATGTTGTGACTGTTTGCCCTTCCCTTGTTTTGGGGCCAATTCTGCAGTCTACACCAACTTCAACAGCTTTCCTCCTCCTTAGCCTACTCAATG GGGAGTACAAAGCATACCAACTCACGCATTGGTTAGCAGTGGATGTCCGTGATGTAGCTGAAGCACTGTTGATGGCATACAAGAAACCTGAGGCAGAAGGAAGATACATTTGCACTGCACACTCAATCTGGCTAGATGATCTGGTCGACAAGTTGAAGAATATTTATCCCGACTACAACTATCCCAAACA CCTTAGTCGAGGGGATGGAGAAGAGGATAAGCTGAGTTCAGAAAAATTACAGCGGCTGGGTTGGAGTTTTCGGTCATTGGAGGAAACTATCGTTGATGCTGTTGAAAACTACAAGAAGGCTGGacttttggattaa
- the LOC107416048 gene encoding cinnamoyl-CoA reductase 1 isoform X2: MASVEKGKGRVCVTGAAGFVASWLVKLLLSKGYVVHGTARVRQPEDEEKYGHLTKLEKASDNLKLFKADLLDYDSMFSAIKGCHGVFHVATAMPSTAISNPEIELVEPAVKGTLNVVKACVEAKVKRLVLVSSIVAVGRNPNWPKGQVMDETCWSDKEHCKSIKDWYAVSKTQAESEATEYAKRSGLELITVCPGLILGPILQSYANASTLVLLKHFKGGSDCVENTKWMMVDVRDVAEALLLGYEKAEAQGRYICTAHDINTHDLVDKLRSLLMWRKK; the protein is encoded by the exons ATGGCTTCTGTTGAGAAGGGGAAGGGAAGGGTTTGTGTGACAGGCGCTGCAGGGTTCGTCGCCTCGTGGCTTGTCAAACTCCTCCTCTCTAAAGGCTACGTTGTCCATGGAACTGCTAGAGTTAGACAACCcg AGGATGAAGAGAAGTATGGTCACTtgacaaaacttgaaaaagcatCCGATAATCTGAAACTGTTCAAAGCAGATTTATTGGACTATGACTCCATGTTTTCAGCAATAAAAGGATGCCATGGAGTTTTCCATGTTGCTACTGCAATGCCCTCCACAGCCATTTCAAATCCGGAG ATAGAGTTGGTGGAACCTGCGGTGAAGGGCACGCTTAATGTGGTTAAAGCGTGCGTTGAAGCAAAGGTGAAGAGACTAGTTTTGGTGTCATCTATAGTTGCTGTGGGTAGAAATCCTAATTGGCCCAAGGGTCAAGTTATGGATGAAACATGCTGGTCTGATAAGGAACATTGCAAAAGTATAAAG GATTGGTATGCTGTATCGAAGACGCAAGCTGAAAGCGAGGCTACGGAGTATGCAAAAAGAAGCGGGTTGGAGTTGATAACTGTTTGTCCGGGTCTTATTTTGGGGCCGATTCTACAGTCCTATGCAAATGCAAGCACTTTGGTTCTGCTTAAACATTTCAAAG GAGGAAGTGACTGCGTAGAAAACACAAAGTGGATGATGGTAGACGTACGGGATGTAGCAGAAGCACTGCTTCTGGGATATGAAAAGGCTGAGGCTCAAGGAAGATATATATGCACGGCTCATGATATCAACACACATGATCTAGTGGATAAGCTGAGGA GTTTGTTGATGTGGAGGAAGAAATAA